The nucleotide sequence TATCGGCGCGCTTGGCTACTACCGCCATAAAGAGGCCACACCACGGAATGCTATCGGCCACGTACATCTGGGTAACATTTTTCTCGCCGGTTTCCTTGGCCCAACTGATAATAACCGGGTTGTTTGGGTCGCCGGGCTGCTCTACCGTCCCGAACACCGCCAGGGCCTCTTTAATCATGCGGGGGCCGGGTTCTTCTGCCAGCCACTGATATTTCTTGGGAAGCGTTGCCATATATACATACCACCGTTAGATGCACCCTCTTTATCAACGTCCTTAGCCTTGGCTCTTTCTCCGTCGGCCACACTGGTTGTCTGGCAGTTAGATAATATTAATATTTTCTAATATACTATACAAGTAACTGATTTTTAGCTTGGAGTGGGCAAACAACCAGTGAAAAGACCGTCATGCTTCAGACCGCGCAGCATGACGGTCTTTTCACTGGTTGAATCGCTCTTGATAACCTGTTCATATAAGCTGCTTGCTTGAAGCTAGGCCTTGACATTAGCACCTACTCAGCTTCTGAACCTGCACCTCTGCTTTCTTGGAAAGACTAAAGAGTACGTATAACCTCTTCGCGGCCAACGCTTCAGCGGCTATTTGCCGTTTTGCGTTAACTTTTAGGTGGCTCCGGCGGTAGCTTATCCGTAAAATCACTTGCATGATGGAAGCGGAAATTATTGTGGTGGGGGCTGGTGCGGCGGGGTTGCTGGCAGCTCGCACGCTCGCGGAGGCGGGCAAGCGGGTGCTTGTGCTGGAAGCTCGCAACCGCCCTGGTGGCCGAATCTACACCTTCACCGACGCTGGCTTTTCGGGGTTGGTGGAAGGAGGCGCCGAGTTTTTGCACGGTTCGGTTCCCCTTACCCGAAGCTTGCTGGAAGCAGCCGGCAAAACCAGCTTCCCAACCACCGGCACCACCTACCAGGTGATCCAAGGGGAGCTCCACGAGTCGGAAGATTTCATTCAGGAGGCACCCCAGCTGCTGGAGCAACTCCACGCGCTACCCCACGACATGCCCCTAGCCGACTTTCTAGCTGAATACTTCCCCGACGAGCACTATGCGCCCCTCCGCGAGCAGGTCACGCGCTTTGCGGAAGGCTATGACGCGGCCGACGCACAACGCGCCAGTTCCTTTGCCCTGCGCGACGAGCTAAGCGGCGGCGGCTTCGACGACTCGCCGCATCCGGAAGGCACGTACGCAACCGTAATCAACCGACTTGTAGAAGCCACCCAAGCCGCGGGCGGCGAGCTACATCTGGGAGCGGTGGTTCAGGAAATAAACTGGCAGCCCCGCCACGTGGAAGTTCGCACCATAGATGGCCGTTGCTTCCGGGCGCAGCAAGCGGTGCTCACCTTACCGCTAGGCATCTTGCAAACCACTCCGGATAGCCCAAGCCACATTCGCATCGAGCCGGAGCTACCCGAGCACCGCGCTGCCGCCGCCAGCCTCGGCTACGGAGCCGTTATCAAGGTGCTGTTAGAGTTTGAAACAGCCTTTTGGGAGCAGGGCTCAGCGCAACTAACCCGGCCGATGCCCGAGCTGAGCTTCTTGTTTTCTGATGCCCCCTTCCCTACCTGGTGGTCGCAGCTGCCGGATACGCGCCCGTTGCTTACGGGCTGGCTGGCTGGCCCCACTGCTACCCAGCTTCGTGAAGTTTCCGAAGAGCAGCTACTCGTACAGGCGCTGGATTCGTTGGCTGGTTTGCTGGGCACCACGCCCGCTTTCCTACGCAGCCAACTGCAAGCTCACCGCATCATTAACTGGGCCGCCGACCCTTATGCGCTTGGCGCTTATGCCTACACCACCGTTGGAGCTTCGGCGGCTCGCGCAACGTTGGCTGCTCCCGTAGCCGACACGCTGTTCTTTGCTGGTGAGGGCGTGTATGATGGCGCCTACATCGGCACCGTGGAAGCGGCGTTGGTTAGCGGTGCCGATGCCGCCCAGCGGCTTCTCCACAAAGACGCTTAGCGCTTGGCACCCACTGGATTGCAGACTTGGCACTGAGCTAGGTCGGAGCAGCACCCCTTGTAATCGTTGGATTAGGCCACAAAAAAACAGGTGGAGAAGCATACGGCCGCCGAGCCCGCTTCCCCACCTGCGCTGTTTCGGGCCCGCTCAAGTTGCTTATGGCAACCGTTGCGCAGCCCCAGCTTTTTGTTTTCGGCCGTCTTTTTCCGAACGACCGACTACATAGGCCTGCTGCAGGTGGGTGACAAAGCCAGTGCAGCAAGCACAAAAAAAGCCTTCCAGAGAACTGGAAGGCTTTCAAAGGAAAATCAAGAGTTGATTTTTATATTTCCAATGGTGCAATAGCCTTCCTAGCCCGAACCGGATTATTGTTCGAGTTATTATTAGAAAGATTATTGCTGCAAAGACGCATGTAAGAGGCCGTTTTGGGGGCGTTTATGCAAGTATAGAAATCCGGTTAGGCAATTCCTAACAAAACAGCAGATAGTTTACCGGTACCCTGCAGAATTTGCCACCAGCGCGGGAGATTATTCGTCGCCCAGCAGAGAGTCGCGCACTTTCCGGATGGCACCTGCTACGGCAGTCGGAACGAGGGTATCAGGATGCAGCAGCTTCAGCAGGCGCATATACTTGCTGCGGCCTTCAGCCAGCATGTGTGGCGGCACCTCAAACACGAACAGGCTGAAGGGCTCCACTTTCTGCACTCCCACCAGCAAAAACCGGTCGGCACGCAGGGCATCGGAATAGAATGCGGCTTGCCGGTCGTAGTCGTAGCCGGTGCATTGCGAAATGAAATGGTCATGGTCGCGGGCCAGAGTGGTTTTGAAATCCACAATGGTATAGGGCTGATTGGGCCGGTCGATGATGAGGTCGGCGCGGAGCTTGCAGAGGGTGCCGGTGGTGGGCTCCGTGAAGATGCAGCTGGGTTCAGGAGTGCCTATTTCCAGGAGGTGGTTGATGTCGGGGTTCAGCTTCACGCCGTCTACCATCCACCAAATCAACGAGTCGTTGATGCCGGGCAGGCCAGGTTCGTAAAGGTCGGGCTCTAGCAGCGCCGTATGAAAAGCTGTACCCAAACCCAATGCCCCCAGCGAGCTGGCTTGGCGCGGCGGCCGGCCATGCAGCGCATCGCGCAGCCGCGAAAGGTCGGAGTTGGCGATGGCCGGCAGGGCACGGTAGTCATCGTAGGGTACGCGCAGCAATTCGGGGCGCGGGGTGGGAGTAAGATCAGTCACAGGGGAACAACAACGGAAGCCGGGAAAAGGCTCCTTGATAGGAAAGCGGAGTACGAAGCGGGATGATAAGGCTTTTTCAGGAAACTCGCCCGCTTATCAGCCAGCAGCCCGTCCCTTCATGGCCCCCAAAATAGCCCTGGCTGCGCCACTCTATGCCTGCTTCACTTAACCGATCCGCTTCCTAATTTTCTAAGCCGTTAGCAGCCTGCTAGCTAGACCTCACCTAGGCAAACTGCTCGACCTACGGTCCATGACACACGCATGGGGTCACTACACTGCCGCTTCTTTAAGGCAGCACAGTTCGTGGCCGGGCAATCACGCGGGCGGGAGCACCGTCGGCTCCGTTGATTTTCAATGGAAGGCAAATCAGATCGTAGAGCCCAGGCTCTACGTGTTGCAATGCCAGCCCTTCAATGATGCTGATACCAGCTTTCAGCAAGATATTGTGCGTGTCGGCGGGGCCTACTGATAGGTAGTCAACCCCAACGCACACCACTTCCTGCTCGCGCAGCCACTCGGCCGCATCGGCGCGCACACGCACAAAATCGGGGTTGAACGGTTCTTGCGCCCACTCCCTATCGGAGTTGCGGGTTTTGAAAAGCAGCCGCTCGCCGGGCTGCAACAACAGGCCCTCCAACTCGGCGCGGGTGATGAAATGCGGGTCTTGGATGGCTACCACGTGGGCCGGCCCCATGAGGGTGTTCAAGTCCAACGAAGCCACATCGGCGCCATCGTCTAGAAAGTGCAGCGCGGCATCAACGTGGGTGGCGGTGTGCACGCTCAAACTCATTTCCGTTACGTTGGCGGCGTCACCGCGCTGGATACTGAGCGTTTTCTTGATGTGGACGGGCGCGTTGTCGGGCCAGTAGGCCATGCCGTCGGAAATGGGGGTGGTGAGGTCGAGCCAGTCAGACATAATACGTTGCGTTACGTGTTGTTGCTTACCACCTACTAGGTGCAAGCTGCCAGAGTTGCCGATTCCTGACGTTCACGAACTGGCAACTCACACTTGGTAGCTGGCAACTCATTCTCCCGCTCTGGGTTGAAGCAGCTTGGCAATGAGGCCGGTCCAGCCGGTTTGGTGGCTGGCGCCGAGGCCTTTGCCGTTGTCGCCGTGGAAATACTCGTGAAAGAGTAGGTAGTCGCGGAAGTGCGGGTCTTGTTGCAGCTGCTTGTCGTCGCCGAAGGCGGGGCGCTGGCCGCTGTCGTCGCGCAGGAACAGCTTGGTGAGCCGGGTGGTAAGGGCCTGTGAAATTTCCAGCAGCGAGCAGTGCTGCCCGGAACCCGTCGGGTATTCCACTTTGAAATCGGGCCCGTAGTAGTGGTAGAAGCGCTGCAACGACTCCACAATCATGAAGTTCATGGGCATCCAGATGGGGCCGCGCCAGTTGCTGTTGCCTCCGAACAATGATGTACTGGACTCGCCGGGCTCGTAATCAACTCGGTCGTTGCCGCCGTCGGCGTGCTCGAAGATGTAGGGGTTCTGCTGGTGGTAGCGCGACATGGAGCGTACGCCGTACTCCGACAAAAACTCGGCCTCGTCCAGCATGCGGCGCAATAGCTTTTTCATGCGGTGGCCGCGCAACAACGACAGCAAATGCGTCTGCCCTTTGCCCGGCTCCTGCCAGCGCGACACCATCGTAGCCAATTGGGGCCGGTTTTCCAGAAACCAATTCATGCGGCTCACAAACTGCGGGGCGCTTTGCAAGGCATCTTCTTCCAGCACTTCCACCGCAAACAGCGGCACCAGCCCCACCATAGACCGTATGCGCAGCGGAATACGCTGGTTGTCGTCGTTGAGCAGCACATCGTAGTAGAACTCGTCTTGGTCGTCCCACAGGTCTAGTTGCAACTCGGCCACGTTGGCCATGGCGTAGGCGATGTACAGGAAGTGCTCGAAGAACTTGCTGGCTAGGTCCTGGTACACTGGGTTGGTTTTGGACAGTTCCAGCGCAATGCGCATCATGTTCAAGGCAAACATGGCCATCCAGCTTGTACCATCGGCCTGCTCGATGTGGCCGCCGGTGGGCAGCGGGGCGCTTCTGTCAAACACCCCAATGTTGTCGAGGCCTAGGAAGCCGCCTTCGAATACGTTGCGGCCATTCAAGTCTTTGCGGTTCACCCACCACGTGAAGTTGAGCAGCAGCCGGTGAAACATGGTTTGCAGAAAGGCGGTATCGGCAGGACCGTTGTGCTTGCGGTCCATCTGGTACACGCGCCACGTGGCGTAAGCGTGCACGGGCGGGTTCACATCCGAGAGGTTCCACTCGTAGGCGGGCAGCAAGCCGTTGGGGTGCATGTACCAGTCGCGGGTCAGGAGCAAAAGCTGGCTCTTCGCAAATTCAGCATCTACCAACGCCAGCGGGATACAATGGAAAGCCAAGTCCCAGGCTGCGTACCAGGGGTACTCCCACTTGTCGGGCATCGAAATGATGTCCATGTTGTTTAGCTGCTCCCAGTTGGAGTTGCGGCCCTGGCGGCGTTGGCGCGGCGGCGCGGGTTGCGCGGGGTCGCCGTGCAGCCACTGCCACACATCATAGTAATAGAACTGCTTGCTCCACAGCATACCGGCCAGCGCTTGGCGCTGCACGTTGCGCGCATCGGCGTTGTGCAGGTCGGTTTGCAAGTGGTGATAAAACTCGTCGGCCTCCTGACGACGCTGCTTCAGTATCCGGTCGAAATCGGCAAAAGGGTCTTTCAGTTCAGGGGAGGCCAGCCGCACCCGTAGCACACGGCTTTGTCCGGCCGGTACGTGCAGCACGTAGTGAGCGGCAGCTTTAGTGCCGCGCTGCGCCGGGTTTATGGCCTGATGCCACCCGTGCACGAGGTAATCGTTGATGCCGTCTTTCTGATAAAGCTCCTCATTTGGGCAGTTGTGAAGCCGCTGCAAGTTGCTTTCGTTGTCGCAGAAGAGCAGTTCCGGCATCTGCCCGTCCAGTGGCTCGCAATGCAGCATGAGGTCGGGCAGATTATCGTGCTGAATTTGCACCTGACCGGCTTCTGTGGCGCGGAGTTCGGGCTTGTAGTCGTCGTAGCCCCAACTCCAAGTGTTCCGAAACCAGAGCTGCGGCAGCACATGCAGCGGCGCATCCTGCTCGCCGCGGTTGTGCACCGTTATTTGCAGAAGGATGTCGTGGGGGTCGGCCTTAGCGTAGTCGAGGAAGATGTCGAAGTAGCGGCTGTTGTGGAATATCTGCGTGTCGTTGAGCTCGAATTCTGGCTTTAGGCGGCCGCGGCGGGCGTTTTCATGCACCAGCCATTCGTACGGAAACGTGTGCTGCGGATACTTGTAGAGCATCCGCATGTAGGAGTGCGTGGGGGTGTTATCGAGGTAGTAGTACAGTTCCTTGACGTCCTCACCGTGGTTGCCTTCGGGCCCACTGAGGCCGAAGAAACGCTCTTTCAAGATTGGGTCGTGGCCGTTCCAAAAGGCTGGCGCTAGGCACAGAAGCTGTTTCTGGTCGCAGATGCCGCCGATGCCTTCCTCGCCCCAGCGGTAGGCGCGGCTGCGGGCTTGGTCGTGGGTGGTGTAGGTCCAGGGTTGGCCGTCAGCGCTGTAGTCTTCGCGCACCGTTCCCCACTGTCGGTCACTTACATAGGGGCCGAATTGGTGCCAGCGCGCTTTCCCCTTGTGTTCTTCGTGTTGCCGTTCTTGCTCTTTCGTCATGGACCTCACCCTAAAATTTCCATTCACAAGAAGATAAAAGCTCGGCGTTAAGTTTTGATGAAGTACCGACAAAAGCTGCTTTTCCTCTCAAAGAGAAGCAAAGTACTAGTTCTAAAACATTAGAAAGCTAGTTTCCCTTCTCAGTTGAGGAGGAGAACTAGCTTTCTGGATTTGTAGCTTACTCTTCTTTTCAGCTTGGGAGCAGAGCCAAAGCTCCCTTTTATTCTTAACTCAACCGTTGTCGGCGAAGCCGGGGTAGAGGGTCATGCCGCCGTCGGCGAAGAGGGTGATACCGGTGACGTAGTCGGCTTCGTCGGAAGCTAGCCAGACGGCTACGCTGCCGATGTCGGCGGGCTCACCGATGCGGCCGTAGGGAATGAGGGTGAGCAGGCTCTTCTCTTCTTCGGGCGTGTCGCGGGCCGACTCGTTGATGGGGGTAGCAATGGCGCCGGGGCCGATGCTGTTCACCCGAATTTTGTGGGGCGCTAGTTCCTGCGCCATCGTTTTCATGAGCTGCATGATGCCGCCTTTGCTGGTGGCGTAGTTGACGTGGCCGGCCCACGGAATCACTTCGTGCACCGAGCTCATGCAGATAATCTTGCCGGTGGCCTTGGAAATTTCGGGCTGCGGGCCGCGCTTCACAAACTCGCGGGCGGCTTCGCGGGCGCACAGAAACTGGCCGGTCAGGTTTACGTCGATTACCTTCTGCCACTGCTCCAGCGTCATTTCCAGCAGGGGCGCATCCACTTGAATACCGGAGTTGTTGACGAGGATGTGCAGCGTGCCGAACTCCTTGCGGATTTGATCGAACATAGCCAGCACCTCGTCTTCTTTGCTCACGTCGGCTTTGATGGCAATGGCTTTGCCGCCGGCCTTCGTGATTTCGTCTACCACTTCTTCGGCTCCTTCGGGGCTGTGGGCATAGTTGACAACGACAGTGGCTCCTTCGGCGGCCATGGCTATGGCTACTCCGGCTCCGATGCCGGAGCTGGCTCCGGTTACTAGGGCTACTTGGTTTTGCAAACGTGGGGTTGCAGCAGGCGAAGACATAGTATTGCGGGTTGATGAATACCTCAAGACTAGATTATTGGGCTGTAGGTTACATGAAGTTTGCGTTTCCTGCTCAGCGGACGAGCTGCACTCACCTGTTTCTAGCTCCGAAAAGCCCCTCACCTAAGCATGACAGTACAGGCAGGCGGACTACAGGACGGATAGTACTTTTAATGACGTCACCTACCACTCTTCCATGAACCGTACTCTTTTCCTGCCGGCCGCTTTCCTTGGCGTGCTTTTCACTTCGGGCGTCGCGGCGCAGTCGGGCAAGACGAGCTACAAGTTTGATTTTGGCGCCGGTAGCGTAGCGCCCGGTTATCGGCAGGTACTCCCCTCCGCCACGTACTCCGAGGAGCGCGGCTACGGTTTCGACTTCAACACCACCGTTTCAGCCGTGGACCGCAAGGGTAAGGATGCGCTGAAAAGTGATTTCGTGACCAGTGACAAACCCTTTTATTTCTCGGTGGATTTACCGGAAGGCAACTACAACGTGACCGTCAAGCTTGGCGACTTAAAGAAGCGGGCTTCGACGATGGTGAAGGCAGAATCACGCCGTTTGCTGCTGGAAAAGACGGAAACCGCGCCCGGCAACTTCACCACCGAAACCTTCACGATTAACATCAAAAACCGCCGCATCAACGACACCCTGACGGTGGGTTTGAAGCCGCGGGAAGTAGGCAAGCTGGATTGGGACAACAAGCTCACGCTGGAATTCAACGGCGCGGCCACGTGCCTCAACGCCCTAGAAATAACGCCGGCTCCTAACGCCATAACGGTTTTTTTGGCCGGCAACTCCACCGTCGTCAACCAGGACGATGAGCCGTGGGCCGCGTGGGGCCAGATGATTCCGCGCTTCTTCAAACCGGGCGTCGCCATTGCTAACCACGCCGAATCAGGCCTGAGTTTGGGAAGTTTCTTGGGTTCGCGCCGCCTCGACAAGGTGCTGAGCGTGATG is from Hymenobacter tibetensis and encodes:
- a CDS encoding flavin monoamine oxidase family protein produces the protein MMEAEIIVVGAGAAGLLAARTLAEAGKRVLVLEARNRPGGRIYTFTDAGFSGLVEGGAEFLHGSVPLTRSLLEAAGKTSFPTTGTTYQVIQGELHESEDFIQEAPQLLEQLHALPHDMPLADFLAEYFPDEHYAPLREQVTRFAEGYDAADAQRASSFALRDELSGGGFDDSPHPEGTYATVINRLVEATQAAGGELHLGAVVQEINWQPRHVEVRTIDGRCFRAQQAVLTLPLGILQTTPDSPSHIRIEPELPEHRAAAASLGYGAVIKVLLEFETAFWEQGSAQLTRPMPELSFLFSDAPFPTWWSQLPDTRPLLTGWLAGPTATQLREVSEEQLLVQALDSLAGLLGTTPAFLRSQLQAHRIINWAADPYALGAYAYTTVGASAARATLAAPVADTLFFAGEGVYDGAYIGTVEAALVSGADAAQRLLHKDA
- a CDS encoding PD-(D/E)XK nuclease-like domain-containing protein, with the protein product MTDLTPTPRPELLRVPYDDYRALPAIANSDLSRLRDALHGRPPRQASSLGALGLGTAFHTALLEPDLYEPGLPGINDSLIWWMVDGVKLNPDINHLLEIGTPEPSCIFTEPTTGTLCKLRADLIIDRPNQPYTIVDFKTTLARDHDHFISQCTGYDYDRQAAFYSDALRADRFLLVGVQKVEPFSLFVFEVPPHMLAEGRSKYMRLLKLLHPDTLVPTAVAGAIRKVRDSLLGDE
- a CDS encoding cyclase family protein; the encoded protein is MSDWLDLTTPISDGMAYWPDNAPVHIKKTLSIQRGDAANVTEMSLSVHTATHVDAALHFLDDGADVASLDLNTLMGPAHVVAIQDPHFITRAELEGLLLQPGERLLFKTRNSDREWAQEPFNPDFVRVRADAAEWLREQEVVCVGVDYLSVGPADTHNILLKAGISIIEGLALQHVEPGLYDLICLPLKINGADGAPARVIARPRTVLP
- a CDS encoding MGH1-like glycoside hydrolase domain-containing protein produces the protein MTKEQERQHEEHKGKARWHQFGPYVSDRQWGTVREDYSADGQPWTYTTHDQARSRAYRWGEEGIGGICDQKQLLCLAPAFWNGHDPILKERFFGLSGPEGNHGEDVKELYYYLDNTPTHSYMRMLYKYPQHTFPYEWLVHENARRGRLKPEFELNDTQIFHNSRYFDIFLDYAKADPHDILLQITVHNRGEQDAPLHVLPQLWFRNTWSWGYDDYKPELRATEAGQVQIQHDNLPDLMLHCEPLDGQMPELLFCDNESNLQRLHNCPNEELYQKDGINDYLVHGWHQAINPAQRGTKAAAHYVLHVPAGQSRVLRVRLASPELKDPFADFDRILKQRRQEADEFYHHLQTDLHNADARNVQRQALAGMLWSKQFYYYDVWQWLHGDPAQPAPPRQRRQGRNSNWEQLNNMDIISMPDKWEYPWYAAWDLAFHCIPLALVDAEFAKSQLLLLTRDWYMHPNGLLPAYEWNLSDVNPPVHAYATWRVYQMDRKHNGPADTAFLQTMFHRLLLNFTWWVNRKDLNGRNVFEGGFLGLDNIGVFDRSAPLPTGGHIEQADGTSWMAMFALNMMRIALELSKTNPVYQDLASKFFEHFLYIAYAMANVAELQLDLWDDQDEFYYDVLLNDDNQRIPLRIRSMVGLVPLFAVEVLEEDALQSAPQFVSRMNWFLENRPQLATMVSRWQEPGKGQTHLLSLLRGHRMKKLLRRMLDEAEFLSEYGVRSMSRYHQQNPYIFEHADGGNDRVDYEPGESSTSLFGGNSNWRGPIWMPMNFMIVESLQRFYHYYGPDFKVEYPTGSGQHCSLLEISQALTTRLTKLFLRDDSGQRPAFGDDKQLQQDPHFRDYLLFHEYFHGDNGKGLGASHQTGWTGLIAKLLQPRAGE
- a CDS encoding SDR family oxidoreductase, which produces MSSPAATPRLQNQVALVTGASSGIGAGVAIAMAAEGATVVVNYAHSPEGAEEVVDEITKAGGKAIAIKADVSKEDEVLAMFDQIRKEFGTLHILVNNSGIQVDAPLLEMTLEQWQKVIDVNLTGQFLCAREAAREFVKRGPQPEISKATGKIICMSSVHEVIPWAGHVNYATSKGGIMQLMKTMAQELAPHKIRVNSIGPGAIATPINESARDTPEEEKSLLTLIPYGRIGEPADIGSVAVWLASDEADYVTGITLFADGGMTLYPGFADNG
- a CDS encoding rhamnogalacturonan acetylesterase, which gives rise to MNRTLFLPAAFLGVLFTSGVAAQSGKTSYKFDFGAGSVAPGYRQVLPSATYSEERGYGFDFNTTVSAVDRKGKDALKSDFVTSDKPFYFSVDLPEGNYNVTVKLGDLKKRASTMVKAESRRLLLEKTETAPGNFTTETFTINIKNRRINDTLTVGLKPREVGKLDWDNKLTLEFNGAATCLNALEITPAPNAITVFLAGNSTVVNQDDEPWAAWGQMIPRFFKPGVAIANHAESGLSLGSFLGSRRLDKVLSVMKPGDYLFVEFGHNDQKEKGPNDGAYKSYTERLQFFVREAKKKGGIPVIVTSTARRNFDEATGKNVNNLGDYPDAARKVAQEEGVALIDLNAMTTTLYEALGVQASMKAFVHYPANTYPGQEKALADNTHFNPYGAYEIAKCVVEGIKANKLGLTKYLKSDIPAFDPAHPDALDKLAWADSPRNTVIKPDGN